Proteins co-encoded in one Pseudomonadota bacterium genomic window:
- a CDS encoding Mrp/NBP35 family ATP-binding protein, which translates to MSDCADGASCSSCGSAESCSAEEKQRREEEQLQERLTHIKHSIVVMSGKGGVGKSTVAVNLAVSLAQQGLKVGLLDADIHGPNLPKMLGLEQSRLQATEGGILPMEFIPGLSVVSMAFLLESVDNPVVWRGPLKHTVIRQFVADVQWGDLDYLVVDLPPGTGDEPLSVAQVLKAVDGSVIVTTPQEVALLDSRKSVVFSQQLEIPVIGIVENMSGLVCPHCGKEIDLFKKGGGELAAKELNVPFLGRIPIDPQIVVNGDAGKPYVIAFPESQAAQNLKQIADKCLSFTEKKDKK; encoded by the coding sequence ATGAGTGATTGTGCCGATGGGGCATCATGTAGCAGCTGTGGCAGTGCCGAAAGCTGCTCGGCTGAAGAGAAGCAGCGTCGCGAGGAAGAACAGCTGCAGGAAAGGTTGACCCACATAAAACACTCGATAGTGGTAATGAGTGGTAAGGGTGGAGTTGGTAAAAGTACGGTCGCGGTGAATCTGGCGGTTTCGCTGGCACAGCAGGGTTTGAAAGTTGGATTGCTGGATGCTGACATTCATGGTCCAAATCTGCCGAAGATGTTGGGCTTGGAACAATCGCGCCTGCAGGCTACCGAAGGCGGAATCTTACCCATGGAGTTTATTCCTGGTCTGTCAGTGGTTTCCATGGCTTTTCTGCTTGAAAGTGTAGATAATCCTGTTGTCTGGAGGGGGCCGTTAAAACACACGGTTATCAGGCAGTTTGTGGCTGATGTCCAGTGGGGTGATTTGGATTATCTGGTGGTGGATCTGCCACCGGGAACCGGTGATGAGCCCTTGAGTGTTGCTCAGGTGCTTAAGGCCGTTGATGGCAGTGTCATTGTTACTACTCCTCAGGAGGTAGCCCTGCTTGATTCCCGTAAATCGGTGGTCTTCAGCCAGCAGCTCGAAATTCCGGTGATTGGTATTGTGGAAAATATGAGCGGTCTTGTTTGCCCCCACTGTGGGAAAGAAATTGATTTATTTAAAAAGGGCGGTGGAGAGCTGGCGGCTAAAGAGCTGAATGTTCCCTTTCTGGGTCGCATTCCCATTGATCCCCAGATTGTGGTGAACGGTGATGCTGGGAAACCGTATGTGATTGCCTTTCCCGAGTCGCAGGCAGCGCAGAATTTAAAGCAGATTGCTGATAAATGTCTTTCATTTACGGAAAAAAAGGATAAGAAATAA